The Claveliimonas bilis genome window below encodes:
- a CDS encoding Mrp/NBP35 family ATP-binding protein: MAEQQNGCSPSDCAGCAHADSCGSKPQDMKEPANPFSHINKVIAVVSGKGGVGKSMVTASLARMMRQQGFSVGILDADITGPSIPKMYGLHEKAKGSEQGIFPCEAKDGTRIMSVNLLLENESDPVIWRGPVIAGVVTQFWTDVMWGELDYLFVDMPPGTGDVPLTVFQSLPVDGIVIVTSPQDLVQMIVEKAYHMAEKMNIPVLGIVENYSYLVCPDCGKKISVFGESHIEEVAAGLGIPVLGKMPVDAGLAELVEEERFYEADNRYLEDAVNKI, encoded by the coding sequence ATGGCAGAGCAGCAAAATGGTTGTTCCCCTTCCGACTGCGCCGGATGCGCGCATGCGGATTCCTGTGGAAGTAAACCCCAGGATATGAAGGAACCGGCAAATCCATTTTCTCATATCAATAAAGTAATTGCAGTAGTAAGCGGAAAAGGCGGTGTCGGCAAGTCCATGGTGACAGCTTCCCTGGCAAGAATGATGCGCCAGCAGGGATTTTCCGTCGGAATCCTTGATGCCGATATCACAGGCCCGTCTATCCCGAAAATGTACGGCCTGCATGAGAAGGCTAAAGGAAGCGAGCAGGGAATTTTCCCCTGTGAGGCGAAGGACGGAACAAGGATTATGTCCGTCAATCTTCTTCTGGAAAACGAATCAGATCCGGTGATCTGGAGAGGGCCGGTTATTGCCGGCGTGGTGACACAGTTCTGGACCGACGTAATGTGGGGAGAGCTGGATTATCTGTTTGTAGATATGCCGCCCGGAACAGGAGATGTGCCGCTGACAGTATTCCAGTCCCTTCCGGTGGACGGTATCGTCATTGTGACATCCCCGCAGGATCTTGTGCAGATGATTGTGGAGAAAGCTTATCATATGGCGGAAAAAATGAATATTCCGGTTTTAGGAATTGTAGAAAACTACAGTTATCTCGTATGTCCGGACTGTGGAAAAAAGATTTCTGTCTTTGGAGAAAGCCATATTGAAGAAGTGGCAGCAGGGCTTGGCATACCGGTTCTCGGAAAAATGCCTGTAGACGCAGGGCTGGCAGAGCTGGTAGAAGAAGAACGTTTCTATGAGGCTGACAACCGGTATCTGGAAGATGCGGTGAATAAGATTTGA
- a CDS encoding putative DNA modification/repair radical SAM protein, whose protein sequence is MKLQESMSVYEKLRILTDAAKYDVACTSSGTERRNDGTGIGSCAQAGICHSFSADGRCISLLKILFTNECIYDCKYCINRRSNDVPRASFTPDEICSLTMEFYRRNYIEGLFLSSGVLHSPDYTMELIYAALYKLRTEFHFQGYIHVKAIPGTSQELIQKLGFLVDRMSVNLELPTAEGLKRLAPHKTRKNILSPMRLVQNRMEENKQEIQVYRHASRFVPAGQSTQMIIGATPDTDFQIIHVAESLYKKFGLKRVFYSAFVHVNEDSSLPARTGEGPPLLREHRLYQADWLLRYYHFEAKELLTEDNPNFNVLLDPKCNWALRNLGIFPVEISTANYETLLRVPGIGYRSAGRIVKARRYGKLSFEDLKKMGVVLKRALYFITCGGKMMYPVKIEEDYITRNLLNTKEKLPEGIDGMTYRQISLFDDVRFREGCYENSICVQR, encoded by the coding sequence ATGAAGTTACAGGAATCCATGTCAGTATATGAAAAACTCAGGATTTTAACAGATGCTGCAAAATATGATGTGGCCTGTACGTCCAGCGGAACGGAGAGGAGAAATGATGGTACAGGGATTGGAAGCTGCGCACAGGCGGGAATATGTCACAGTTTTTCAGCAGATGGCAGATGTATCTCTCTTTTAAAGATCCTTTTTACAAATGAATGTATTTATGACTGTAAATACTGTATCAATCGCCGAAGCAACGATGTGCCGAGAGCCTCTTTTACCCCGGATGAAATTTGCAGTTTGACAATGGAATTTTATAGAAGGAATTATATAGAAGGCCTTTTTTTAAGTTCCGGTGTTCTGCACAGTCCAGACTATACGATGGAACTTATTTACGCTGCCCTCTACAAGCTGCGTACAGAATTTCATTTTCAAGGCTATATTCATGTCAAAGCGATCCCTGGAACAAGTCAGGAGTTGATCCAAAAGCTTGGTTTTCTTGTGGACAGAATGAGTGTTAATCTGGAGCTTCCGACAGCCGAAGGATTAAAACGTCTGGCGCCCCACAAAACAAGGAAAAATATACTTTCTCCTATGCGTCTTGTGCAGAACAGAATGGAAGAAAATAAGCAGGAGATTCAGGTGTACAGACATGCGTCTCGTTTTGTCCCGGCAGGACAGAGCACACAGATGATCATAGGGGCGACTCCCGATACAGATTTTCAGATTATCCATGTGGCGGAATCTCTTTATAAAAAATTTGGGCTGAAAAGAGTATTTTACTCTGCTTTTGTACATGTCAATGAGGACAGCAGTCTTCCGGCAAGGACAGGGGAGGGGCCGCCTCTTCTTAGAGAGCACAGGCTTTATCAGGCTGACTGGCTGCTTCGGTATTATCATTTTGAAGCAAAAGAGCTTCTTACGGAGGATAATCCTAATTTTAATGTCCTGTTGGATCCGAAATGCAACTGGGCCCTGCGGAATTTGGGCATTTTCCCGGTAGAGATCAGCACCGCGAACTATGAGACTTTGCTAAGAGTCCCGGGAATCGGTTATCGCTCGGCAGGCAGGATTGTCAAAGCCAGGAGGTATGGAAAGTTGAGCTTTGAAGATTTGAAAAAAATGGGGGTAGTATTAAAGAGAGCACTATATTTCATTACCTGCGGCGGAAAGATGATGTATCCGGTAAAGATAGAAGAGGATTACATTACGAGAAATCTTCTGAATACAAAAGAAAAACTTCCGGAAGGAATAGATGGGATGACTTATCGCCAGATTTCTTTGTTTGACGATGTGAGATTTCGGGAGGGATGTTATGAAAATAGTATATGTGTGCAAAGATAG
- a CDS encoding TIGR03915 family putative DNA repair protein encodes MKIVYVCKDSITGIFSAVYEAWKRRNEGRELSIAIQGSVEPALFCEYQEIEESERKAAAVEKMILKNLGSLVYRDLYYASLSRNLEKGDAILGTLLAARKIPDSRKIMDHLGETHVEKVFELSRNVGEEAHLLTGFIRFRELENGVLLSEITPKNQVLPCLGPHFQDRFPMENWMIYDKGRQMFAAHEAGKQWVLAEGEKLDEEVSGRLSEKELELEELWKMFCRTIAIKERKNPVCQRNNLPLWYRQNMTEFQEIHAK; translated from the coding sequence ATGAAAATAGTATATGTGTGCAAAGATAGTATTACGGGGATTTTTTCGGCAGTATATGAGGCGTGGAAGAGGAGAAATGAAGGAAGAGAACTTAGTATAGCGATACAGGGAAGTGTGGAGCCGGCGCTTTTTTGTGAATACCAGGAAATTGAAGAGTCAGAGAGGAAAGCGGCAGCTGTGGAGAAGATGATTCTTAAAAATCTGGGAAGTCTTGTATACCGGGATTTGTATTATGCATCGCTGTCAAGAAACCTGGAAAAGGGAGATGCGATTCTGGGGACTTTGCTTGCGGCAAGAAAAATTCCGGACAGCAGAAAGATTATGGATCATCTTGGGGAAACACATGTAGAAAAAGTATTTGAATTGAGCAGAAATGTAGGGGAAGAGGCTCATTTGCTGACAGGGTTTATAAGATTTCGGGAGCTGGAAAATGGAGTGCTTTTATCAGAAATTACGCCTAAAAATCAGGTGCTTCCCTGTCTGGGGCCTCATTTTCAAGATCGTTTTCCGATGGAAAACTGGATGATATATGATAAAGGGAGACAAATGTTCGCGGCACATGAGGCTGGAAAACAGTGGGTTTTGGCAGAAGGAGAAAAGCTTGATGAAGAAGTATCCGGACGGTTGTCCGAAAAAGAACTTGAGTTAGAAGAACTGTGGAAAATGTTTTGCAGAACAATCGCTATCAAAGAAAGGAAAAATCCGGTCTGTCAGAGAAATAATCTGCCGCTGTGGTACAGACAGAATATGACAGAATTTCAGGAAATCCATGCAAAGTGA
- a CDS encoding helicase C-terminal domain-containing protein codes for MEEQVIRISVRALVEFILQSGDIDNRIASADKDAMQMGARMHRKIQRQMGSSYHPEVTMKIQVPFEGFTLQIEGRADGVMETDEGTVIDEIKGVFKNLDTMKEPVQVHLAQAKCYAFIYGEQNGLDSMGVQMTYCHLETEEIRRFRSEYEMEELRKWFYELTDQYEKWARFQVEWKKLRNQSIKQTEFPYEYREGQKDLVTSVYRTILRKKKLFIQAPTGVGKTMATVFPAVKAVGEGLAEKLFYLTAKTITRTVAQQAFEILKEGTHRENGQISESEQMRYKTIVLTAKEKICFCDKAECNPDYCPYAKGHYDRINDAVYEMITETDDLSRSAIEQQAKKWQVCPFELGLDLSLWADAVICDYNYVFDPNARLKRFFGDNVKGEYLFLIDEAHNLVERGREMYSASLYKENIMKVRRLVKERDGKLARQLEDCNKQLLALKRECDGCQVLGSAGGIYLKLLSVMAEMERYLEECTEEEIREEVLALYFEVRMFETIYERLDENYMIYSEIDKEGKFQIRLFCVNPSVNLKESLDKGISTVFFSATLLPIRYYKELLSTEKDDYAVYARSVFDKKNRLLMVGNDVSTRYTRRGEKMYRRYALYLKEMALAKTGNYMAFFPSYRFMEEVYECFLDMVEEENIQLDCLIQAPYMSEEAREIFLEGFEEERDVSLMGFCVMGGIFSEGIDLSEDKLIGAAIIGTGLPQVCRERELLKEYFDKKEMRGFDYAYVYPGMNKVQQSAGRVIRTEEDRGIILLLDDRFQEKRYKETFPREWEGYQMCNIKNVKEKIRKFWDQTSSK; via the coding sequence ATGGAAGAGCAAGTGATTAGAATATCTGTCCGTGCCCTTGTGGAATTTATCCTGCAAAGTGGTGATATCGACAACCGTATTGCCTCCGCCGACAAGGATGCCATGCAGATGGGAGCCCGTATGCACCGGAAGATCCAGCGTCAGATGGGAAGCAGCTATCATCCGGAAGTAACGATGAAGATACAGGTTCCTTTTGAAGGATTTACTCTGCAGATAGAAGGCCGTGCGGACGGAGTGATGGAGACGGATGAAGGAACCGTCATTGATGAGATCAAGGGAGTTTTTAAGAATCTGGATACAATGAAAGAGCCTGTGCAGGTACATCTGGCACAGGCAAAGTGTTATGCTTTCATTTATGGGGAGCAGAACGGTCTGGACAGTATGGGAGTCCAGATGACCTACTGTCATCTGGAGACAGAGGAAATCCGCCGTTTTCGCAGCGAATATGAAATGGAGGAACTGCGGAAATGGTTTTATGAACTGACGGATCAGTATGAAAAGTGGGCAAGATTCCAGGTGGAATGGAAGAAACTTAGGAATCAGTCCATTAAGCAGACGGAATTTCCCTATGAGTACCGGGAAGGGCAAAAAGATCTGGTTACGTCAGTTTACCGGACAATCCTGCGGAAGAAGAAGCTTTTTATCCAGGCTCCTACCGGGGTGGGAAAGACGATGGCAACAGTGTTCCCGGCAGTGAAAGCAGTGGGGGAAGGGCTGGCGGAAAAGCTGTTTTACCTGACTGCAAAGACCATTACCCGCACAGTGGCACAGCAGGCTTTTGAAATTTTAAAAGAGGGGACGCACCGGGAAAACGGGCAGATATCAGAAAGTGAGCAGATGAGGTATAAGACAATCGTGCTGACTGCCAAAGAGAAGATATGTTTTTGTGATAAAGCGGAATGTAATCCGGATTACTGCCCCTATGCAAAAGGGCATTATGACCGGATCAATGATGCGGTTTATGAGATGATAACAGAGACCGACGATCTAAGCCGGAGCGCCATTGAGCAGCAGGCAAAAAAGTGGCAGGTCTGTCCGTTTGAGCTGGGGCTAGATCTGTCGCTTTGGGCAGATGCAGTGATCTGCGACTACAATTATGTGTTTGATCCGAACGCAAGACTGAAACGCTTTTTTGGAGATAATGTAAAAGGTGAGTATCTCTTTTTGATCGACGAGGCCCACAATCTGGTGGAGAGGGGCCGGGAAATGTACAGTGCCAGCTTGTACAAGGAAAATATTATGAAAGTGCGACGGCTGGTAAAGGAAAGAGACGGAAAGCTTGCACGTCAGCTGGAGGACTGTAATAAGCAGCTCCTTGCTCTCAAACGGGAGTGCGACGGCTGCCAGGTGCTTGGAAGTGCCGGGGGTATCTACCTGAAGCTGCTCTCCGTTATGGCGGAAATGGAGCGTTATCTGGAGGAATGTACGGAAGAAGAGATACGGGAGGAAGTACTTGCTCTTTATTTTGAGGTGCGGATGTTTGAGACGATTTATGAGAGGCTGGATGAAAATTATATGATTTATTCGGAAATCGATAAGGAAGGAAAATTCCAGATCCGGCTTTTCTGTGTAAATCCCTCGGTCAATCTTAAGGAATCTCTGGATAAGGGCATCAGCACAGTATTCTTTTCGGCAACCCTTCTGCCAATCCGGTATTATAAAGAACTTTTGAGTACAGAAAAGGACGACTATGCAGTCTACGCCAGGTCGGTTTTTGATAAAAAGAATCGCCTTTTGATGGTAGGAAACGACGTCAGCACCAGATACACGAGGCGGGGGGAGAAAATGTACCGCCGCTATGCCCTTTATCTGAAGGAAATGGCCCTGGCAAAAACAGGGAATTATATGGCGTTCTTCCCCTCTTACCGTTTTATGGAAGAGGTATATGAATGTTTCCTGGATATGGTGGAAGAGGAAAACATCCAACTGGACTGTCTGATCCAGGCTCCCTATATGTCGGAAGAAGCAAGAGAAATCTTTTTAGAAGGATTTGAAGAGGAAAGGGATGTCAGTCTGATGGGATTCTGCGTCATGGGCGGTATTTTTTCAGAAGGAATCGATCTTTCCGAAGACAAGCTTATCGGAGCGGCGATCATAGGAACCGGATTGCCCCAGGTGTGCAGGGAAAGAGAACTTTTGAAGGAATATTTTGATAAAAAAGAAATGCGAGGGTTTGATTACGCCTATGTATATCCGGGTATGAATAAAGTGCAGCAGTCAGCGGGAAGAGTAATACGGACCGAAGAGGACAGGGGGATTATTCTCCTTCTGGATGACCGTTTTCAGGAGAAACGTTACAAAGAAACCTTCCCGCGGGAATGGGAAGGCTATCAGATGTGTAATATAAAAAATGTAAAAGAAAAAATCCGGAAATTCTGGGATCAGACCTCTTCAAAATAA
- a CDS encoding LysR family transcriptional regulator codes for MDINYELYKVFYYVASTLSFSEASKQLFISQSAVSQSIKTLERKLDQVLFIRSTKKVQLTPEGEILLRHVEPAMNLIKRGEAQLLDSASTGGQIRIGASDTICRYFLVPFIERFHKAFPGAHIKVTNATSIQSVELLNSGQVDFIVVNSPNAYLGSVTKIKRIKIFQDVFLANQSFKELKGRQLSFQELLEYPILMLDKKSTTSEFLHNLFQQHHLDLVPEAELSSNDLLIDLARIGLGIAFLPDYCIPPDDPDLFVVKTKEELPSRELLAVHSQHLPLSKAASAFLNYFEEV; via the coding sequence ATGGATATTAATTACGAATTATATAAAGTTTTCTATTATGTAGCTTCCACCTTAAGCTTTTCTGAAGCTTCCAAGCAGCTGTTCATTTCCCAGTCTGCTGTCAGCCAGTCTATCAAGACTCTGGAGCGAAAGCTGGACCAGGTGCTTTTCATTCGCAGCACGAAAAAAGTACAGCTCACGCCAGAGGGGGAAATACTCCTTCGCCATGTGGAACCTGCTATGAATCTTATTAAACGGGGCGAGGCCCAGCTTCTTGATTCTGCCTCTACAGGGGGGCAGATCCGCATTGGAGCCAGCGACACCATCTGCCGCTATTTTCTTGTTCCCTTTATCGAACGGTTTCATAAGGCTTTTCCCGGTGCCCATATTAAAGTCACAAATGCAACTTCCATACAAAGCGTGGAACTTTTAAACTCCGGCCAGGTGGATTTCATTGTGGTAAACTCTCCCAATGCCTATCTGGGAAGCGTGACAAAAATAAAAAGGATCAAAATTTTCCAGGATGTTTTTCTGGCAAATCAGTCTTTCAAAGAACTGAAGGGACGCCAGCTTTCCTTCCAGGAACTGCTGGAATATCCAATCCTTATGTTGGACAAAAAAAGCACTACCAGTGAATTTCTCCATAATCTGTTCCAACAGCATCACCTGGATCTGGTGCCGGAAGCAGAGCTTAGCAGCAATGATCTTCTGATCGATCTGGCGCGCATCGGTCTGGGAATCGCTTTCCTTCCCGACTACTGCATTCCACCAGATGATCCGGACCTTTTTGTGGTTAAGACAAAGGAGGAACTTCCATCCAGAGAGCTTCTTGCTGTTCACAGTCAGCACCTTCCCCTGTCCAAAGCTGCATCTGCTTTTTTAAATTATTTTGAAGAGGTCTGA
- a CDS encoding TIGR01906 family membrane protein yields MKKVQGITAVIGMFLLIIAILITSFQAAIYGDPEYKFYEKEYEKYQVTESLQMEMEDVMDVTEKMMDYLIGKRPELSVETTVNGEKQDFFNEQDRLHMADVKNLFLGGLALRWWLLGIFALLMLVLIFPLKADWKRVLPRAYFISLGIFLVLTVFLGVLFASDFTKYFTIFHEIFFTNDLWLFDPSTDLMIRMLPEGFFYDMVMRIGLYFLGGLAIFAAAFALIGRFGRKKK; encoded by the coding sequence ATGAAAAAAGTACAGGGCATTACTGCGGTCATAGGAATGTTTCTTCTGATCATCGCGATCTTGATCACAAGCTTTCAGGCAGCAATTTACGGAGATCCGGAATATAAGTTCTATGAAAAAGAGTATGAGAAATATCAGGTTACGGAATCTTTGCAGATGGAGATGGAGGACGTCATGGATGTGACGGAAAAGATGATGGATTATCTTATTGGAAAACGTCCCGAACTTTCCGTAGAGACAACAGTTAACGGGGAAAAGCAGGATTTCTTTAATGAACAGGACAGACTCCATATGGCGGATGTGAAGAATCTTTTTCTGGGAGGCCTTGCGCTTCGCTGGTGGCTTCTGGGCATTTTTGCTCTTTTGATGCTGGTGTTGATTTTTCCTTTGAAAGCAGACTGGAAGCGCGTTTTGCCCAGAGCCTATTTTATTTCCCTTGGGATTTTTCTGGTTCTTACAGTTTTCCTGGGAGTTTTATTTGCCTCGGATTTTACAAAATATTTTACCATTTTCCACGAAATATTTTTTACTAACGATCTGTGGCTTTTTGATCCGTCTACAGACCTGATGATACGGATGCTTCCGGAAGGATTTTTCTACGACATGGTTATGCGGATAGGGCTGTATTTCCTTGGGGGACTGGCAATTTTTGCAGCTGCTTTTGCCTTGATAGGGAGGTTTGGCAGAAAAAAGAAATAA
- a CDS encoding phosphoribosylformylglycinamidine synthase, with the protein MGNVRRVYVEKKPDYAVQAKDLRHEIRGYLGIDSLENVRVLIRYDIENLSDETFEKACKGIFSEPPVDTLYQEEFPVKEGSRIFSVEFLPGQFDQRADSAVQCVQFIKEDEKPVIRTATTYVIEGNISDDAFEAIKNHCINPVDSRETGMEKPDTLVTKFEEPADVIIFDGFKDLDEDKLKELYDSLGLAMTFKDFLHIQNYFSAEEKRDPSMTEIRVLDTYWSDHCRHTTFSTELKEVTFGEGDYKAPIEETYRQYLADHSEIFKGREDKFVCLMDLALMAMRRLKKEGKLQDQEESEEINACSIVVPVTVDGKEEEWLVNFKNETHNHPTEIEPFGGAATCLGGAIRDPLSGRTYVYQAMRVTGAADPTVSVKDTMKGKLPQKKLVREAAHGYSSYGNQIGLATGAVKEIYHPNYVAKRMEIGAVLGAAPRRAVIRETSDPGDIIILLGGRTGRDGCGGATGSSKVHTEESIETCGAEVQKGNPPTERKIQRLFRREEVSRLIKKCNDFGAGGVSVAIGELADGLKVDLDKVPKKYAGLDGTEIAISESQERMAVVVDPKDVEQFMGYAKEENLEAVEVAVVTEEPRLVLSWRGKEIVNLSRAFLDTNGAHQETAVAVDIPNRKDSILTEKAEVADVKEKWLDTLKDLNVCSQKGLVEMFDGSIGAGSVFMPHGGKYQMTETQAMVAKLPVLKGDCDTVTMMSYGFDPYLSSWSPYHGAVYAVTESVAKIVANGGDYRKIRFTFQEYFRRMSEDPHRWSQPFAALLGAYSAQIGFGLPSIGGKDSMSGTFEDIDVPPTLVSFAVDVAKEKDIITPELKKAGSKLVWLRIPKDEYDLPVYDKVMEQYGKFAEDIKEGRILSAYVPDRHGVIPAVSKMAFGNGMGVKIEHSMDPRELFAPAFGDLVAEVAKDKVGELQISYTVIGEVTADGTFAYGDTVIGLDEAEDAWKGTLERVFPTTSGAEEDPAAYFLAEKETEEGRLDEDGCFHAAKVHICSHKIGQPTVFIPVFPGTNCEYDSAKAFERAGAKVITKVFKNMDAADIVDSVQVFEKAIGQSQIIMFPGGFSAGDEPDGSAKFFATAFQNAKLKEAVEKLLGERDGLALGICNGFQALIKLGLVPSGKIIGQTENSPTLTYNTIGRHISKMVYTKVVTDKSPWLAQAQLGGVYVNPASHGEGRFVAPKETIEELFANGQVATRYCDPEGNISVGDEEWNINGSYFAIEGITSPDGRVLGKMAHSERRGRSVAVNIYGEQDLKIFESGVAYFK; encoded by the coding sequence ATGGGTAATGTAAGACGTGTATATGTGGAGAAAAAGCCGGATTATGCAGTACAGGCAAAGGATCTGCGGCATGAGATCAGGGGATATCTTGGAATTGATTCCCTGGAAAATGTACGTGTGCTCATCCGCTATGATATAGAAAATCTTTCAGACGAAACGTTTGAAAAAGCGTGCAAAGGTATTTTTTCGGAGCCGCCGGTAGATACCCTGTATCAGGAAGAATTTCCGGTAAAGGAAGGAAGCAGAATTTTTTCAGTAGAATTTCTTCCGGGACAGTTTGATCAAAGAGCGGACTCTGCCGTACAGTGTGTGCAGTTTATTAAGGAAGATGAAAAACCGGTGATCCGCACTGCAACTACCTATGTAATAGAAGGGAATATTTCAGATGATGCGTTTGAGGCGATTAAAAATCACTGTATCAATCCGGTAGATTCCCGTGAGACAGGGATGGAGAAGCCGGATACCCTGGTGACAAAATTTGAAGAGCCGGCAGATGTGATCATTTTTGACGGATTTAAGGATCTGGATGAAGACAAGCTGAAGGAACTCTATGATTCCCTTGGACTTGCCATGACATTTAAGGATTTCCTTCATATTCAGAATTATTTTTCCGCGGAAGAAAAAAGAGATCCTTCCATGACAGAGATCCGCGTTCTGGATACGTACTGGTCAGACCATTGCCGCCATACGACATTTTCCACGGAACTGAAGGAAGTAACATTTGGCGAAGGGGATTACAAAGCTCCGATAGAAGAGACTTACCGCCAGTATCTTGCAGATCACAGCGAGATTTTTAAGGGCAGGGAGGATAAATTTGTCTGTCTGATGGATCTGGCGCTTATGGCAATGCGCCGTCTGAAGAAGGAAGGAAAACTTCAGGATCAGGAAGAATCAGAAGAAATTAATGCCTGCAGTATTGTTGTTCCGGTGACCGTAGACGGCAAAGAGGAAGAATGGCTTGTAAACTTTAAAAATGAGACTCACAATCATCCTACAGAGATTGAGCCTTTCGGTGGGGCGGCAACCTGTCTTGGAGGAGCGATCCGCGATCCGCTTTCAGGCCGTACCTATGTTTATCAGGCAATGCGCGTGACGGGAGCTGCAGATCCTACTGTCTCTGTAAAAGATACCATGAAAGGCAAGCTGCCACAGAAAAAACTGGTAAGAGAGGCAGCGCACGGATACAGTTCTTACGGAAACCAGATCGGACTTGCCACAGGAGCGGTCAAAGAAATTTATCATCCGAATTACGTGGCAAAGCGTATGGAAATCGGTGCTGTATTAGGCGCGGCTCCGCGTCGGGCAGTAATCAGGGAGACATCAGATCCGGGAGATATTATCATTCTTCTTGGCGGACGTACCGGCCGTGACGGCTGCGGAGGAGCCACCGGATCTTCCAAAGTCCATACAGAAGAATCCATTGAAACCTGCGGTGCAGAGGTGCAGAAAGGAAATCCGCCTACAGAGAGAAAGATACAAAGACTTTTCAGAAGAGAAGAAGTCAGCCGCCTGATCAAGAAATGTAATGACTTTGGCGCAGGCGGAGTCTCTGTTGCCATTGGAGAGTTAGCTGACGGCCTTAAGGTGGATCTTGATAAGGTACCGAAGAAATATGCAGGACTGGACGGAACAGAGATCGCGATTTCAGAATCCCAGGAGAGAATGGCTGTTGTTGTAGATCCAAAAGATGTAGAACAGTTTATGGGATATGCAAAGGAAGAGAACCTGGAGGCTGTGGAAGTGGCAGTTGTCACCGAAGAACCGAGGCTGGTGCTTTCCTGGAGAGGAAAAGAGATCGTCAATCTTTCCAGAGCATTTCTTGATACAAACGGCGCTCATCAGGAAACAGCGGTAGCTGTGGATATTCCAAACAGAAAAGACAGCATTCTGACAGAGAAGGCAGAGGTTGCTGATGTAAAAGAAAAATGGCTGGATACATTAAAAGATCTGAATGTATGCTCACAGAAAGGCCTCGTGGAAATGTTTGACGGATCCATTGGAGCTGGCTCTGTATTCATGCCTCACGGAGGAAAGTATCAGATGACAGAGACCCAGGCAATGGTAGCCAAACTTCCGGTACTGAAGGGAGACTGCGATACTGTCACGATGATGAGCTATGGCTTTGACCCCTATCTTTCCAGTTGGAGTCCTTATCACGGAGCAGTTTACGCAGTGACGGAATCCGTTGCAAAAATTGTTGCAAACGGGGGCGATTACAGGAAGATCCGCTTCACATTCCAGGAATATTTCCGTCGGATGTCGGAAGATCCGCATCGCTGGAGCCAGCCGTTTGCAGCGCTTCTTGGAGCTTACAGCGCACAGATCGGTTTCGGTCTTCCGTCCATTGGAGGAAAGGACAGTATGTCCGGTACATTTGAAGATATCGATGTTCCTCCGACCCTTGTTTCTTTTGCGGTAGACGTTGCCAAGGAAAAGGATATCATTACACCGGAACTTAAGAAAGCCGGTAGCAAGCTTGTATGGCTTCGCATACCGAAGGACGAGTACGATCTTCCGGTTTATGATAAAGTGATGGAGCAGTACGGAAAATTTGCAGAGGACATCAAAGAGGGAAGAATTCTTTCCGCTTATGTTCCGGACCGTCATGGAGTGATCCCGGCAGTCAGCAAGATGGCTTTTGGAAACGGTATGGGTGTGAAAATAGAGCACAGCATGGATCCAAGAGAACTGTTTGCACCGGCATTTGGCGATTTAGTGGCAGAGGTTGCAAAAGACAAGGTAGGCGAACTGCAGATTTCCTACACAGTGATCGGTGAAGTGACAGCAGACGGAACATTCGCATATGGCGATACGGTGATCGGACTTGACGAGGCGGAAGATGCATGGAAGGGAACACTGGAGAGAGTATTCCCGACTACTTCCGGCGCAGAGGAGGATCCGGCTGCCTATTTCCTGGCAGAAAAGGAAACAGAAGAGGGAAGACTGGATGAGGATGGGTGCTTCCATGCGGCTAAGGTGCATATCTGCAGCCATAAGATCGGGCAGCCTACTGTATTTATACCGGTATTCCCTGGAACAAACTGCGAATATGACAGCGCAAAAGCTTTTGAAAGAGCCGGGGCAAAGGTGATCACCAAAGTATTTAAGAATATGGATGCGGCAGATATCGTAGATTCTGTACAGGTATTTGAAAAGGCCATCGGACAGTCTCAGATCATCATGTTCCCAGGCGGGTTCAGTGCAGGAGACGAACCGGACGGATCTGCAAAATTCTTTGCAACCGCATTCCAGAATGCGAAACTGAAAGAGGCGGTAGAAAAGCTTCTTGGAGAGCGGGACGGACTTGCACTTGGTATCTGCAACGGTTTTCAGGCGCTGATCAAACTTGGCCTTGTTCCAAGCGGAAAGATCATCGGACAGACAGAAAACTCTCCGACTCTTACCTATAATACTATTGGACGTCACATTTCCAAGATGGTATATACAAAAGTAGTGACGGACAAATCTCCGTGGCTTGCCCAGGCACAGCTTGGCGGTGTGTATGTGAATCCGGCTTCTCATGGCGAAGGACGTTTTGTTGCGCCTAAGGAGACAATTGAGGAATTATTTGCAAACGGTCAGGTTGCCACACGCTACTGTGATCCGGAAGGCAATATTTCCGTCGGTGATGAAGAATGGAACATCAACGGATCTTATTTTGCCATCGAGGGAATTACAAGTCCGGACGGAAGGGTTCTTGGAAAGATGGCTCACTCAGAGAGAAGAGGACGCAGCGTAGCAGTTAATATTTATGGAGAGCAGGATCTGAAGATTTTTGAATCCGGCGTCGCTTATTTTAAATAG